The Erigeron canadensis isolate Cc75 chromosome 4, C_canadensis_v1, whole genome shotgun sequence genome window below encodes:
- the LOC122596055 gene encoding transcriptional repressor ILP1 isoform X3 has product MSSAKSRNFRRRSDETNDDDDDNKPTQSKQPPQSKPTQKPKKQNLLSFADDEEEQDSLKITPKNPNKPTTKPTKTPSFSSSHKLTSSKDRKTTKTSSFSTPLPSNVTPQAGTYTKEALLELQKNTKSLSGSRPNTRPSQPDPVFVLKGLDSLKPNSSIKSSLKNLDKNNVGVSNKNVDDEGSSDDGDMDQKYIDEIRAKRERLRQSRAAAPDFISLDGGSNHGEAEGLSDEEPEFTTRIAMIGDVKKGVFEDSKENDDIEVYDEEDKLWEEEQVRKGLGIRRDEGGVVSVNGGVTGSTGQKFVNSSGSTNVFTYPSIGGMSIGGSSGLSSGSESVSIAQQAEISKKALRESLARLKETHGRTLASLTKTDENLSDSLLKVMDLETALTAAGEKFIFMQKLRDYVSTVCDFLQDKAPFIEELEYQMQQLHKEHAEAIMERRQADSNDELIEIEASVNAAKAILNKGGATSSMVEAASIAAQAALTASRESKNLPAKLDEFGRDVNLQKRMDMKRRAESRQRRKARSESKRISSMEIDNFVEGESSTDESDSESTAYESNRDQLLQTAGQIFSDADEEFSQLSAVKEIFEVWKKDYSSSYSDAYMSLSIPAIFSPYVRLELLKWDPLHDDSDFIDMQWHELLFNYGLPEDESNVDPNDADVNLIPDLVEKVAIPILQYEIAHCWDMLSTKETKYAVAATSLVFRYVPLSSKAVSELVAVLRDRLSAAVANLMVPTWNTLVLRSVPSAARFAAYRFGMSVRLMRNICLWNKILSMSILEKIALDELLSGKIIPHLRSIQSNIHDAITRTERIVASISGVWAGQSVTERSPRLQPLVDYLLVLGKTLEKRQSSSEANELARRLKKMLVELNEYDHARHISRTFNLKEAL; this is encoded by the exons ATGAGCAGCGCCAAATCAAGAAACTTCCGTCGCCGTTCCGACGAGACCaacgacgacgacgacgacaATAAACCCACCCAATCCAAACAACCCCCTCAATCCAAACCAACCCAAAAAcctaaaaaacaaaatcttctttCATTTGCAGACGATGAAGAAGAACAAGATTCACTTAAAATCACTCCTAAAAACCCTAATAAGCCCACAACTAAACCCACCAAAACGCCGTCGTTTTCATCTTCTCATAAACTTACTTCTTCTAAAGATAGAAAAACCACCAAAACGTCGTCGTTTTCAACTCCCCTTCCTTCCAATGTTACCCCACAAGCTGGTACTTATACTAAAGAAGCTTTACTTGAATTACAAAAGAATACCAAATCCTTATCTGGGTCTCGCCCGAATACCCGTCCTTCTCAACCCGACCCGGTTTTCGTCTTAAAAGGTTTGGATTCTTTAAAACCAAATAGTAGTATTAAAAGTAGTTTaaaaaatttagataaaaataatGTAGGAGTTAGTAATAAAAATGTTGATGATGAGGGGTCATCAGATGATGGGGATATGGATCAGAAGTATATCGATGAAATACGTGCGAAACGAGAGCGGTTAAGGCAGTCGAGAGCTGCCGCGCCGGATTTTATATCGTTGGATGGAGGTAGTAATCATGGGGAGGCTGAGGGGTTGAGTGATGAGGAACCCGAGTTTACGACTAGGATTGCTATGATTGGGGATGTTAAGAAAGGCGTTTTCGAGGATAGTAAAGAAAACGATGATATTGAGGTTTATGATGAGGAGGATAAGTTGTGGGAAGAAGAGCAGGTTCGAAAAGGGTTAGGGATACGGAGGGATGAAGGCGGTGTTGTTAGTGTTAACGGTGGAGTTACGGGAAGTACAGGGCAGAAGTTTGTGAATTCGAGTGGGAGTACTAATGTTTTTACGTATCCGAGTATTGGTGGTATGAGTATTGGAGGATCTAGTGGATTGTCGTCGGGTTCAGAGAGTGTGTCAATTGCACAACAGGCCGAGATTTCTAAGAAAGCTTTGCGCGAGAGTCTTGCGAGGCTCAAG GAAACTCACGGTCGTACATTAGCATCTTTGACAAAAACTGATGAAAACTTGTCTGACTCCTTACTGAAAGTTATGGATCTTGAAACGGCTCTTACTGCTGCTGGCGAAAAGTTCATTTTTATGCAAAAGCTTCGTGACTATGTTTCAACTGTATGTGACTTTTTGCAG GATAAAGCTCCATTCATAGAGGAGCTGGAGTACCAGATGCAGCAGCTTCACAAAGAACATGCAGAAGCCATCATGGAAAGAAGACAAGCAGATAGTAATGATGAGCTAATAGAAATTGAAGCATCCGTTAATGCAGCAAAGGCTATTTTGAACAAAGGTGGCGCCACTTCTTCTATGGTTGAAGCTGCCAGTATCGCTGCTCAGGCGGCGTTGACTGCCTCACGAGAGTCAAAAAACCTTCCTGCAAAACTAGACGAATTTGGACGGGATGTGAATTTACAAAAGCGTATGGACATGAAACGAAGGGCTGAATCGAGGCAACGCCGGAAAGCACGATCCGAATCCAAAAGAATTTCCTCCATGGAAATTGATAATTTCGTAGAAGGAGAATCGAGCACAGATGAAAGTGATTCTGAGAGCACAGCTTATGAATCAAACCGTGATCAGTTACTTCAAACTGCTGGACAAATATTCAGTGACGCAGATGAAGAATTCTCTCAACTTTCTGCAGTTaaagaaatatttgaagtttGGAAAAAAGATTACTCGTCTAGCTACAGCGATGCATACATGTCATTGAGCATACCAGCAATCTTCTCTCCTTATGTAAGGTTGGAGCTTTTGAAGTGGGACCCACTTCATGACGATTCAGATTTTATTGATATGCAGTG GCATGAGTTGCTGTTTAATTACGGGCTGCCCGAGGATGAGAGTAATGTCGACCCAAATGACGCTGATGTCAACCTAATACCTGATTTGGTTGAAAAGGTGGCAATTCCTATATTACAGTACGAGATAGCTCATTGCTGGGATATGCTTAGTACCAAGGAGACAAAGTATGCTGTAGCCGCTACAAGTCTGGTTTTTAGATATGTTCCACTTTCCAGCAAGGCTGTTAGTGAACTTGTTGCTGTTCTTCGTGACCGTCTTTCTGCTGCCGTTGCTAATCTAATG GTGCCAACATGGAACACTCTAGTATTGAGGTCAGTGCCAAGTGCGGCTAGATTTGCTGCCTATAGATTTGGAATGTCAGTACGTTTGATGAGGAACATTTGTTTATGGAACAAAATTCTCTCAATGTCCATTCTTGAGAAGATTGCTCTTGATGAGCTTTTAAGTGGAAAAATTATCCCGCATCTTCGAAGTATCCAGTCAAATATTCATGACGCGATCACAAGAACCGAGAGAATTGTTGCATCAATCTCCGGTGTGTGGGCAGGTCAAAGCGTTACTGAACGGAg CCCAAGACTGCAACCACTGGTGGATTACTTGCTGGTACTCGgaaagacactggagaagagGCAGAGTTCTTCGGAGGCAAATGAACTTGCTCGCCGATTGAAGAAGATGCTAGTGGAACTTAATGAGTATGATCACGCCCGTCAC ATCTCCCGGACCTTCAATTTAAAAGAAGCTCTTTAA
- the LOC122596055 gene encoding transcriptional repressor ILP1 isoform X2, whose amino-acid sequence MSSAKSRNFRRRSDETNDDDDDNKPTQSKQPPQSKPTQKPKKQNLLSFADDEEEQDSLKITPKNPNKPTTKPTKTPSFSSSHKLTSSKDRKTTKTSSFSTPLPSNVTPQAGTYTKEALLELQKNTKSLSGSRPNTRPSQPDPVFVLKGLDSLKPNSSIKSSLKNLDKNNVGVSNKNVDDEGSSDDGDMDQKYIDEIRAKRERLRQSRAAAPDFISLDGGSNHGEAEGLSDEEPEFTTRIAMIGDVKKGVFEDSKENDDIEVYDEEDKLWEEEQVRKGLGIRRDEGGVVSVNGGVTGSTGQKFVNSSGSTNVFTYPSIGGMSIGGSSGLSSGSESVSIAQQAEISKKALRESLARLKETHGRTLASLTKTDENLSDSLLKVMDLETALTAAGEKFIFMQKLRDYVSTVCDFLQDKAPFIEELEYQMQQLHKEHAEAIMERRQADSNDELIEIEASVNAAKAILNKGGATSSMVEAASIAAQAALTASRESKNLPAKLDEFGRDVNLQKRMDMKRRAESRQRRKARSESKRISSMEIDNFVEGESSTDESDSESTAYESNRDQLLQTAGQIFSDADEEFSQLSAVKEIFEVWKKDYSSSYSDAYMSLSIPAIFSPYVRLELLKWDPLHDDSDFIDMQWHELLFNYGLPEDESNVDPNDADVNLIPDLVEKVAIPILQYEIAHCWDMLSTKETKYAVAATSLVFRYVPLSSKAVSELVAVLRDRLSAAVANLMVPTWNTLVLRSVPSAARFAAYRFGMSVRLMRNICLWNKILSMSILEKIALDELLSGKIIPHLRSIQSNIHDAITRTERIVASISGVWAGQSVTERSPRLQPLVDYLLVLGKTLEKRQSSSEANELARRLKKMLVELNEYDHARHISRTFNLKEAL is encoded by the exons ATGAGCAGCGCCAAATCAAGAAACTTCCGTCGCCGTTCCGACGAGACCaacgacgacgacgacgacaATAAACCCACCCAATCCAAACAACCCCCTCAATCCAAACCAACCCAAAAAcctaaaaaacaaaatcttctttCATTTGCAGACGATGAAGAAGAACAAGATTCACTTAAAATCACTCCTAAAAACCCTAATAAGCCCACAACTAAACCCACCAAAACGCCGTCGTTTTCATCTTCTCATAAACTTACTTCTTCTAAAGATAGAAAAACCACCAAAACGTCGTCGTTTTCAACTCCCCTTCCTTCCAATGTTACCCCACAAGCTGGTACTTATACTAAAGAAGCTTTACTTGAATTACAAAAGAATACCAAATCCTTATCTGGGTCTCGCCCGAATACCCGTCCTTCTCAACCCGACCCGGTTTTCGTCTTAAAAGGTTTGGATTCTTTAAAACCAAATAGTAGTATTAAAAGTAGTTTaaaaaatttagataaaaataatGTAGGAGTTAGTAATAAAAATGTTGATGATGAGGGGTCATCAGATGATGGGGATATGGATCAGAAGTATATCGATGAAATACGTGCGAAACGAGAGCGGTTAAGGCAGTCGAGAGCTGCCGCGCCGGATTTTATATCGTTGGATGGAGGTAGTAATCATGGGGAGGCTGAGGGGTTGAGTGATGAGGAACCCGAGTTTACGACTAGGATTGCTATGATTGGGGATGTTAAGAAAGGCGTTTTCGAGGATAGTAAAGAAAACGATGATATTGAGGTTTATGATGAGGAGGATAAGTTGTGGGAAGAAGAGCAGGTTCGAAAAGGGTTAGGGATACGGAGGGATGAAGGCGGTGTTGTTAGTGTTAACGGTGGAGTTACGGGAAGTACAGGGCAGAAGTTTGTGAATTCGAGTGGGAGTACTAATGTTTTTACGTATCCGAGTATTGGTGGTATGAGTATTGGAGGATCTAGTGGATTGTCGTCGGGTTCAGAGAGTGTGTCAATTGCACAACAGGCCGAGATTTCTAAGAAAGCTTTGCGCGAGAGTCTTGCGAGGCTCAAG GAAACTCACGGTCGTACATTAGCATCTTTGACAAAAACTGATGAAAACTTGTCTGACTCCTTACTGAAAGTTATGGATCTTGAAACGGCTCTTACTGCTGCTGGCGAAAAGTTCATTTTTATGCAAAAGCTTCGTGACTATGTTTCAACTGTATGTGACTTTTTGCAG GATAAAGCTCCATTCATAGAGGAGCTGGAGTACCAGATGCAGCAGCTTCACAAAGAACATGCAGAAGCCATCATGGAAAGAAGACAAGCAGATAGTAATGATGAGCTAATAGAAATTGAAGCATCCGTTAATGCAGCAAAGGCTATTTTGAACAAAGGTGGCGCCACTTCTTCTATGGTTGAAGCTGCCAGTATCGCTGCTCAGGCGGCGTTGACTGCCTCACGAGAGTCAAAAAACCTTCCTGCAAAACTAGACGAATTTGGACGGGATGTGAATTTACAAAAGCGTATGGACATGAAACGAAGGGCTGAATCGAGGCAACGCCGGAAAGCACGATCCGAATCCAAAAGAATTTCCTCCATGGAAATTGATAATTTCGTAGAAGGAGAATCGAGCACAGATGAAAGTGATTCTGAGAGCACAGCTTATGAATCAAACCGTGATCAGTTACTTCAAACTGCTGGACAAATATTCAGTGACGCAGATGAAGAATTCTCTCAACTTTCTGCAGTTaaagaaatatttgaagtttGGAAAAAAGATTACTCGTCTAGCTACAGCGATGCATACATGTCATTGAGCATACCAGCAATCTTCTCTCCTTATGTAAGGTTGGAGCTTTTGAAGTGGGACCCACTTCATGACGATTCAGATTTTATTGATATGCAGTG GCATGAGTTGCTGTTTAATTACGGGCTGCCCGAGGATGAGAGTAATGTCGACCCAAATGACGCTGATGTCAACCTAATACCTGATTTGGTTGAAAAGGTGGCAATTCCTATATTACAGTACGAGATAGCTCATTGCTGGGATATGCTTAGTACCAAGGAGACAAAGTATGCTGTAGCCGCTACAAGTCTGGTTTTTAGATATGTTCCACTTTCCAGCAAGGCTGTTAGTGAACTTGTTGCTGTTCTTCGTGACCGTCTTTCTGCTGCCGTTGCTAATCTAATG GTGCCAACATGGAACACTCTAGTATTGAGGTCAGTGCCAAGTGCGGCTAGATTTGCTGCCTATAGATTTGGAATGTCAGTACGTTTGATGAGGAACATTTGTTTATGGAACAAAATTCTCTCAATGTCCATTCTTGAGAAGATTGCTCTTGATGAGCTTTTAAGTGGAAAAATTATCCCGCATCTTCGAAGTATCCAGTCAAATATTCATGACGCGATCACAAGAACCGAGAGAATTGTTGCATCAATCTCCGGTGTGTGGGCAGGTCAAAGCGTTACTGAACGGAg CCCAAGACTGCAACCACTGGTGGATTACTTGCTGGTACTCGgaaagacactggagaagagGCAGAGTTCTTCGGAGGCAAATGAACTTGCTCGCCGATTGAAGAAGATGCTAGTGGAACTTAATGAGTATG ATCACGCCCGTCACATCTCCCGGACCTTCAATTTAAAAGAAGCTCTTTAA
- the LOC122596055 gene encoding transcriptional repressor ILP1 isoform X1: MSSAKSRNFRRRSDETNDDDDDNKPTQSKQPPQSKPTQKPKKQNLLSFADDEEEQDSLKITPKNPNKPTTKPTKTPSFSSSHKLTSSKDRKTTKTSSFSTPLPSNVTPQAGTYTKEALLELQKNTKSLSGSRPNTRPSQPDPVFVLKGLDSLKPNSSIKSSLKNLDKNNVGVSNKNVDDEGSSDDGDMDQKYIDEIRAKRERLRQSRAAAPDFISLDGGSNHGEAEGLSDEEPEFTTRIAMIGDVKKGVFEDSKENDDIEVYDEEDKLWEEEQVRKGLGIRRDEGGVVSVNGGVTGSTGQKFVNSSGSTNVFTYPSIGGMSIGGSSGLSSGSESVSIAQQAEISKKALRESLARLKETHGRTLASLTKTDENLSDSLLKVMDLETALTAAGEKFIFMQKLRDYVSTVCDFLQDKAPFIEELEYQMQQLHKEHAEAIMERRQADSNDELIEIEASVNAAKAILNKGGATSSMVEAASIAAQAALTASRESKNLPAKLDEFGRDVNLQKRMDMKRRAESRQRRKARSESKRISSMEIDNFVEGESSTDESDSESTAYESNRDQLLQTAGQIFSDADEEFSQLSAVKEIFEVWKKDYSSSYSDAYMSLSIPAIFSPYVRLELLKWDPLHDDSDFIDMQWHELLFNYGLPEDESNVDPNDADVNLIPDLVEKVAIPILQYEIAHCWDMLSTKETKYAVAATSLVFRYVPLSSKAVSELVAVLRDRLSAAVANLMVPTWNTLVLRSVPSAARFAAYRFGMSVRLMRNICLWNKILSMSILEKIALDELLSGKIIPHLRSIQSNIHDAITRTERIVASISGVWAGQSVTERSPRLQPLVDYLLVLGKTLEKRQSSSEANELARRLKKMLVELNEYDHARHISRTFNLKEAL, from the exons ATGAGCAGCGCCAAATCAAGAAACTTCCGTCGCCGTTCCGACGAGACCaacgacgacgacgacgacaATAAACCCACCCAATCCAAACAACCCCCTCAATCCAAACCAACCCAAAAAcctaaaaaacaaaatcttctttCATTTGCAGACGATGAAGAAGAACAAGATTCACTTAAAATCACTCCTAAAAACCCTAATAAGCCCACAACTAAACCCACCAAAACGCCGTCGTTTTCATCTTCTCATAAACTTACTTCTTCTAAAGATAGAAAAACCACCAAAACGTCGTCGTTTTCAACTCCCCTTCCTTCCAATGTTACCCCACAAGCTGGTACTTATACTAAAGAAGCTTTACTTGAATTACAAAAGAATACCAAATCCTTATCTGGGTCTCGCCCGAATACCCGTCCTTCTCAACCCGACCCGGTTTTCGTCTTAAAAGGTTTGGATTCTTTAAAACCAAATAGTAGTATTAAAAGTAGTTTaaaaaatttagataaaaataatGTAGGAGTTAGTAATAAAAATGTTGATGATGAGGGGTCATCAGATGATGGGGATATGGATCAGAAGTATATCGATGAAATACGTGCGAAACGAGAGCGGTTAAGGCAGTCGAGAGCTGCCGCGCCGGATTTTATATCGTTGGATGGAGGTAGTAATCATGGGGAGGCTGAGGGGTTGAGTGATGAGGAACCCGAGTTTACGACTAGGATTGCTATGATTGGGGATGTTAAGAAAGGCGTTTTCGAGGATAGTAAAGAAAACGATGATATTGAGGTTTATGATGAGGAGGATAAGTTGTGGGAAGAAGAGCAGGTTCGAAAAGGGTTAGGGATACGGAGGGATGAAGGCGGTGTTGTTAGTGTTAACGGTGGAGTTACGGGAAGTACAGGGCAGAAGTTTGTGAATTCGAGTGGGAGTACTAATGTTTTTACGTATCCGAGTATTGGTGGTATGAGTATTGGAGGATCTAGTGGATTGTCGTCGGGTTCAGAGAGTGTGTCAATTGCACAACAGGCCGAGATTTCTAAGAAAGCTTTGCGCGAGAGTCTTGCGAGGCTCAAG GAAACTCACGGTCGTACATTAGCATCTTTGACAAAAACTGATGAAAACTTGTCTGACTCCTTACTGAAAGTTATGGATCTTGAAACGGCTCTTACTGCTGCTGGCGAAAAGTTCATTTTTATGCAAAAGCTTCGTGACTATGTTTCAACTGTATGTGACTTTTTGCAG GATAAAGCTCCATTCATAGAGGAGCTGGAGTACCAGATGCAGCAGCTTCACAAAGAACATGCAGAAGCCATCATGGAAAGAAGACAAGCAGATAGTAATGATGAGCTAATAGAAATTGAAGCATCCGTTAATGCAGCAAAGGCTATTTTGAACAAAGGTGGCGCCACTTCTTCTATGGTTGAAGCTGCCAGTATCGCTGCTCAGGCGGCGTTGACTGCCTCACGAGAGTCAAAAAACCTTCCTGCAAAACTAGACGAATTTGGACGGGATGTGAATTTACAAAAGCGTATGGACATGAAACGAAGGGCTGAATCGAGGCAACGCCGGAAAGCACGATCCGAATCCAAAAGAATTTCCTCCATGGAAATTGATAATTTCGTAGAAGGAGAATCGAGCACAGATGAAAGTGATTCTGAGAGCACAGCTTATGAATCAAACCGTGATCAGTTACTTCAAACTGCTGGACAAATATTCAGTGACGCAGATGAAGAATTCTCTCAACTTTCTGCAGTTaaagaaatatttgaagtttGGAAAAAAGATTACTCGTCTAGCTACAGCGATGCATACATGTCATTGAGCATACCAGCAATCTTCTCTCCTTATGTAAGGTTGGAGCTTTTGAAGTGGGACCCACTTCATGACGATTCAGATTTTATTGATATGCAGTG GCATGAGTTGCTGTTTAATTACGGGCTGCCCGAGGATGAGAGTAATGTCGACCCAAATGACGCTGATGTCAACCTAATACCTGATTTGGTTGAAAAGGTGGCAATTCCTATATTACAGTACGAGATAGCTCATTGCTGGGATATGCTTAGTACCAAGGAGACAAAGTATGCTGTAGCCGCTACAAGTCTGGTTTTTAGATATGTTCCACTTTCCAGCAAGGCTGTTAGTGAACTTGTTGCTGTTCTTCGTGACCGTCTTTCTGCTGCCGTTGCTAATCTAATG GTGCCAACATGGAACACTCTAGTATTGAGGTCAGTGCCAAGTGCGGCTAGATTTGCTGCCTATAGATTTGGAATGTCAGTACGTTTGATGAGGAACATTTGTTTATGGAACAAAATTCTCTCAATGTCCATTCTTGAGAAGATTGCTCTTGATGAGCTTTTAAGTGGAAAAATTATCCCGCATCTTCGAAGTATCCAGTCAAATATTCATGACGCGATCACAAGAACCGAGAGAATTGTTGCATCAATCTCCGGTGTGTGGGCAGGTCAAAGCGTTACTGAACGGAg CCCAAGACTGCAACCACTGGTGGATTACTTGCTGGTACTCGgaaagacactggagaagagGCAGAGTTCTTCGGAGGCAAATGAACTTGCTCGCCGATTGAAGAAGATGCTAGTGGAACTTAATGAGTATGATCACGCCCGTCACATCTCCCGGACCTTCAATTTAAAAGAAGCTCTTTAA
- the LOC122596187 gene encoding small polypeptide DEVIL 4-like yields MKMMGSNSMGRSKRRVSSKLGGILKEQKARLYIIRRCVVMLLCYHD; encoded by the coding sequence ATGAAGATGATGGGAAGCAATAGCATGGGGAGATCAAAAAGAAGAGTTTCAAGTAAACTTGGAGGAATCCTTAAAGAGCAAAAGGCAAGGCTCTACATTATTAGGAGATGTGTGGTGATGCTTCTATGCTATCATGACTAA